In the genome of Deinococcota bacterium, one region contains:
- the ruvX gene encoding Holliday junction resolvase RuvX has translation MAALLALDVGDARIGLARAEAGSSFAFGRGYLRRQGLRRDVAAVKARAEEEGAELVVVGLPRSLSGGDSAQTRRVRAFAGTLEAAGLTVAFEDERLTSRLAGQDLLKSGKGKKKRQEKGLLDEGAAVRILETYLARQAHQAQAHQAQTHQAKAHQGKADEG, from the coding sequence ATGGCCGCGCTCCTTGCGCTCGACGTGGGCGACGCCCGCATCGGCCTGGCCAGAGCCGAGGCGGGTTCGTCCTTCGCCTTCGGCCGGGGCTACCTGCGCCGCCAGGGCCTGAGGCGCGACGTGGCGGCCGTCAAGGCCAGGGCCGAGGAGGAGGGGGCGGAGCTCGTCGTCGTCGGTCTGCCGCGCAGCCTGAGCGGCGGTGATTCGGCGCAGACGCGGCGGGTGCGCGCCTTTGCGGGGACGCTCGAGGCGGCGGGGCTCACGGTCGCCTTCGAAGACGAGCGGCTGACCTCGCGCCTGGCCGGCCAGGACCTCCTAAAGAGCGGCAAGGGCAAGAAGAAACGGCAGGAGAAGGGACTCCTGGACGAGGGCGCGGCGGTGCGTATCCTCGAGACCTATCTGGCGCGCCAAGCTCATCAGGCCCAAGCTCATCAGGCCCAGACTCATCAGGCTAAGGCTCATCAGGGTAAGGCGGACGAAGGGTAA